From Saccharomyces paradoxus chromosome III, complete sequence, a single genomic window includes:
- the PAT1 gene encoding deadenylation-dependent mRNA-decapping factor PAT1 (Deadenylation-dependent mRNA-decapping factor~similar to YCR077C) produces the protein MVNEKNMLTLKTGKVVPGKKQQQEASTMSFFGLENNSNGRDGPLDFEESYRGYGEHELEENDYLNDETFGDNVQVGTDFDFGNPHSTGSSNAIGGNSVGTTARSYVAATAEGISGPRSNGNAAAAPLDLKPMESLWSTAPPPAMAPSPQGTMAPAPQQMGPPQPILSMQDLERQQRQMQQQFMNFHAMGHPQGLPQGPPQQQFPMQPASGQPGPSQFAPPPPPPGVNVNINQMPMGPVQVPVQSSPSPIGMANAPSPGPVVGTGKMPLQGGRRSKRDLSPEEQRRLQIRHAKVEKILKYSGLMTPRDKDFITRYQLSQIVTEDPYNEDFYFQVYKIIQRGGITSESNKGLIARAYLEHSGHRLGGRYKRTDIALQRMQSQVEKAVTVAKERPSKLKDQQAAAGNSNQDNKQANTVLGKISSTLNSKNPRRQLQIPRQQPSDPDALKDVTDSLTNVDLTSPGSSSAGSSAAAAASKQRRRSSYAFNNGNGATNLNKSGGKKFILELIETVYEEILDLEANLRNGQQTDSTAMWDALHIDDCSYDVNPFISMLSFDKGIKIMPRIFNFLDKQQKLKILQKIFNELSHLQIIILSSYKTTPKPTLTQLKKVDLFQMIILKIIVSFLSNNSNFIEIMGLLLQLIKNNNVSFLTTSKIGLNLITILISRAALIKQDSSRSNILSSPEISTWNEIYDKLFTSLESKIQLIFPPREYNDHIMYLQNDKFMDEAYIWQFLASLALSGKLNHQRIIIDEVRDEIFATINEAETLQKKEKELSVLPQRSQELDAELKSIIYNKEKLYQDLNLFLNVMGLVYRDGEISELK, from the coding sequence atGGTGAATGAAAAGAACATGTTAACCTTGAAGACAGGCAAGGTTGTACCAGGAAAGAAACAGCAGCAAGAAGCATCAACAATGTCTTTCTTTGGGTTAGAAAATAACAGTAATGGGCGGGATGGTCCTCTGGATTTCGAAGAGAGTTACAGGGGCTACGGTGAGCACGAACTCGAGGAGAACGACTATTTGAACGACGAAACGTTTGGTGATAATGTTCAGGTTGGTACGGACTTTGATTTTGGAAATCCTCACAGCACTGGCAGCAGCAACGCAATTGGTGGCAACAGTGTCGGTACTACTGCTAGATCATATGTTGCAGCTACTGCAGAAGGAATTAGCGGCCCTAGGAGCAATGGAAACGCCGCAGCAGCGCCTCTGGACTTGAAGCCAATGGAATCTTTGTGGTCTACTGCACCACCTCCAGCAATGGCGCCATCACCTCAAGGCACGATGGCTCCAGCTCCGCAGCAAATGGGCCCCCCACAGCCGATCTTATCCATGCAAGACTTGGAAAGGCAACAACGTCAAATGCAGCAACAGTTTATGAACTTCCACGCCATGGGTCATCCACAGGGTCTCCCACAGGGCCCCCCTCAGCAGCAATTTCCGATGCAGCCTGCGTCGGGTCAACCAGGTCCCTCACAATTTGCACCTCCACCTCCACCTCCAGGTGTCAATGTGAATATTAATCAAATGCCCATGGGTCCTGTACAAGTTCCAGTGCAATCTTCACCTTCGCCCATCGGTATGGCCAATGCTCCTTCTCCAGGACCTGTGGTGGGTACAGGTAAAATGCCTCTGCAAGGTGGACGCAGATCGAAGAGAGACTTGTCGCCTGAAGAGCAAAGACGTTTGCAGATTCGCCACGCCaaagtggaaaaaatcttgaaataCTCAGGTTTAATGACTCCTCGTGATAAGGACTTCATCACCAGATATCAGTTATCTCAAATTGTCACCGAGGACCCTTACAATGAGGATTTCTACTTTCAAGTCTACAAGATTATTCAAAGAGGCGGTATCACCTCTGAATCCAACAAGGGCTTGATTGCAAGAGCGTATTTGGAACATTCTGGGCACAGACTCGGTGGTCGCTATAAGAGAACCGACATTGCCCTGCAGAGAATGCAAAGTCAAGTGGAAAAGGCTGTTACCGTAGCTAAGGAAAGACCTTCTAAGTTGAAGGATCAACAAGCAGCTGCTGGTAACTCCAATCAGGACAATAAGCAAGCAAACACTGTTCTGGGTAAGATTTCTTCTACTTTAAACAGCAAGAATCCAAGAAGACAGCTACAGATTCCCAGACAACAGCCTTCTGACCCTGATGCACTGAAAGACGTCACTGACTCCTTGACCAACGTGGATTTGACCTCTCCGGGGTCCTCTTCAGCAGGCTCCTCTGCAGCAGCTGCAGCTTctaaacaaagaagaagatcttCGTATGCGTTCAACAACGGCAATGGTGCCACAAACTTGAACAAGTCAGGaggaaagaaattcatCTTGGAGTTAATTGAAACAGTTTACGAAGAGATTTTAGACTTGGAGGCCAATTTGAGGAATGGCCAACAAACTGACAGTACTGCGATGTGGGATGCCCTTCACATCGATGATTGTTCATATGACGTAAACCCCTTCATCTCGATGCTATCATTTGACAAAGGTATCAAGATTATGCCCagaattttcaatttcttggaTAAACAgcaaaaattgaagatcctgcaaaaaatcttcaacGAATTATCACATTTGCAGATCATTATATTGAGTTCTTACAAGACCACACCAAAACCAACGTTGACACAGTTGAAGAAAGTCGATCTCTTCCAAATGATCATATTAAAAATCATCGTTTCGTTCTTGTCTAATAACTCCAATTTTATCGAAATTATGGGTCTTTTGTTGCAGTTaattaaaaataacaacGTTTCATTCTTGACCACCTCCAAAATTGGTCTAAATTTGATAACTATTTTGATTTCTCGTGCCGCATTAATCAAGCAAGATTCATCAAGATCTAATATTCTTTCATCTCCTGAAATCTCCACAtggaatgaaatttatGATAAACTATTTACTTCATTGGAAAGTAAGATTCAGCTGATCTTCCCTCCAAGAGAATATAATGATCACATCATGTACCTACAAAATGACAAGTTTATGGATGAAGCGTATATTTGGCAGTTCCTAGCTAGTTTAGCACTAAGTGGGAAATTAAACCACCAGAGAATCATTATCGATGAAGTACGTGATGAGATCTTTGCCACTATTAACGAGGCAGAAActttgcaaaaaaaagaaaaggagcTGAGTGTATTACCTCAAAGGTCTCAAGAATTAGATGCAGAATTAAAATCGATTATTTATAATAAAGAGAAACTATACcaagatttgaatttgttcCTAAACGTTATGGGGTTGGTGTACCGCGATGGTGAAATTTCAGAACTAAAATAA
- the PTC6 gene encoding type 2C protein phosphatase PTC6 (Mitochondrial type 2C protein phosphatase (PP2C)~similar to YCR079W) yields MRLGSAYAYCKPSQNVGLKLDLLRGLPGYVGHATSRINRLENQDSYSIKMMRSWPNAYGSALNCSVFDGHGEKGAQLSQLLADKLCSSLDFPESLWTKQDLKGLVQEYARRFPEGNYWKHKLTTFDKFYDKFIRSCNSKQELLLMKEGNTAILGQNGGRMIFDNMGNIIDKIALLTELDRLRLFYGFARFDLDQCCGLGTAAGSTSSSIFLYPYDDPNAPTDEGKDDDSWIISHSGLLKLIVTQVGDSKIILCDQDGIAHALTTTHHTNSSRERRRLNLDPSRLDPDAFGETRFLNNFANTRSFGDVAGKPYGISSEPDIFSFLIGNTLRLPRSERSKLPFNGDECFLALVTDGITNKLADQEVVDLITSTVNSWGLKKATPQFVADETIKFIQAIASKHSDNATCVVVRLSNWGNWPNVDRTGLQRETKLMNAQSNETKLN; encoded by the coding sequence ATGCGGTTGGGGAGTGCTTATGCGTATTGCAAACCGTCGCAGAATGTTGGGCTGAAGTTGGACTTGTTACGGGGTCTTCCAGGGTACGTGGGCCATGCCACGAGTAGAATCAACCGGTTGGAGAACCAGGACAGTTACTCGATTAAAATGATGCGATCATGGCCTAATGCATATGGAAGTGCCCTGAACTGCTCTGTGTTCGATGGCCATGGGGAAAAAGGTGCGCAGTTGTCACAGTTGCTAGCAGACAAACTGTGTAGTAGCCTGGATTTCCCTGAATCCTTGTGGACCAAGCAGGACTTGAAGGGGTTGGTACAGGAGTATGCAAGAAGGTTTCCCGAGGGAAATTACTGGAAGCATAAGCTGACCACGTTTGACAAATTCTATGACAAGTTCATAAGGAGCTGCAACTCGAAACAGGAACTGCTGCTGATGAAGGAGGGCAACACCGCCATCCTTGGACAAAACGGTGGCAGGATGATTTTTGATAACATGGGGAATATTATTGACAAGATTGCACTGCTCACTGAGCTAGACCGGCTGCGATTGTTCTACGGGTTTGCCAGGTTCGATCTCGACCAATGCTGCGGCTTGGGCACCGCAGCCGGGTCTACATCGTCGTCCATATTTCTATATCCCTATGACGATCCGAATGCACCCACAGATGAGGGAAAGGACGATGACTCGTGGATTATATCGCATTCCGGTTTGCTCAAACTCATTGTCACCCAGGTGGGCGACTCTAAGATCATCCTATGCGATCAAGACGGAATTGCACACGCACTGACAACAACTCATCACACCAATTCCAGTAGGGAACGGCGTCGTTTGAATCTGGACCCTTCTCGCTTAGACCCAGACGCCTTTGGAGAGACAAGATTCTTGAACAATTTCGCCAACACAAGATCTTTTGGTGATGTGGCTGGGAAACCGTATGGTATATCTAGTGAACCGGACATTTTTTCGTTCCTGATCGGAAATACTCTGCGCTTGCCACGATCTGAACGGTCTAAGCTTCCCTTCAATGGTGACGAATGCTTCCTGGCGCTCGTCACCGACGGCATCACCAATAAGCTTGCAGACCAAGAGGTTGTTGACCTCATCACCTCCACGGTGAATTCCTGGGGGCTGAAAAAGGCAACTCCACAGTTTGTAGCAGACGAAACAATCAAATTTATTCAGGCCATCGCCTCAAAGCACTCAGACAACGCCACTTGTGTGGTGGTTAGGCTATCCAATTGGGGCAATTGGCCCAATGTCGACAGAACTGGTCTCCAGAGAGAAACCAAACTAATGAATGCCCAATCTAACGAAACAAAGTTGAACTAG